In Prevotella sp. HUN102, the genomic window CTCCTCCTCGCCCGTATGGTTAGGATTAGCCTTAGCCTTCTCGCCACCTACGAGACCGGCAGCAGCCGAACGATGGTGTCCGTCAGCAATATAGAGGCTTGGCATCTTTGCGAACTCTTCCGTGATAGTCTTGATGTCCTTATCGTCAGATACTACCCAAAGCTGATGACGGAAACCGTCGATAGGAGCGATGAAGTCGTATTCCGGAGCTGTTGCAGCATAGCGGGAAGTGATTTCCTTCAATGTAGCGTTGTCTGGATAAGCGAAGAACACAGGCTCGATGTTGGCGTTGTTCACGCGGACGTGCTTCATACGGTCTTCTTCCTTGTCGCGGCGTGTCAGCTCGTGCTTCTTGATAACGCCATTAACGTAGTCCTGACAAGCAGCACCTACAACGATACCGTACTGTGTCTTGTTGTTCATTGTCTGAGCATAGATGTAATACTGCTCCTTCTCGTCCTGAACCAACCAACCCTTGTCTTGGAACATCTGGAAGTTTTCGGCTGCCTTTTCGTAAACACGTGGGTCGTATTCACTTGTTCCTTCTGGGAAGTCGATTTCAGGTTTGATGATTCTATACAAGCTCTTTTCGTTGCCCTTAGCTTCTTCTCTTGCCTCTTCAGAGTTCAATACGTCGTAAGGACGGCTTTCAACTTGTTCTACAAACTCCTTTGGAGGACGAACGCCCTTGAATGGTTTAATAATTGCCATAATATTAAATTAAAAAACCGCAGACTCCCAAGGCTTGTGCCTTGTGTGGCATAGTTCCTGACAATCTACGGCTATTAGGTGTA contains:
- a CDS encoding DUF1015 domain-containing protein, whose amino-acid sequence is MAIIKPFKGVRPPKEFVEQVESRPYDVLNSEEAREEAKGNEKSLYRIIKPEIDFPEGTSEYDPRVYEKAAENFQMFQDKGWLVQDEKEQYYIYAQTMNNKTQYGIVVGAACQDYVNGVIKKHELTRRDKEEDRMKHVRVNNANIEPVFFAYPDNATLKEITSRYAATAPEYDFIAPIDGFRHQLWVVSDDKDIKTITEEFAKMPSLYIADGHHRSAAAGLVGGEKAKANPNHTGEEEYNYFMAVCFQASELTILDYNRVVKDLNGMSSEEFLKALDKNFIVEKKGAALYKPAKLHEFSLYLDGEWYSLVAKEGTYDNSDPIGVLDVDISSRLILDELLEIKDLRSSDRIDFVGGLRGLEELKKRVDSGEMRAALALYPVSMQQIMDIADSGKIMPPKATWFEPKLRSGLVIHKLS